One genomic region from Gossypium hirsutum isolate 1008001.06 chromosome D13, Gossypium_hirsutum_v2.1, whole genome shotgun sequence encodes:
- the LOC107936013 gene encoding lysM domain receptor-like kinase 3, protein MCKTKKATDASEPRPVLSRSQRTRPSHSPGAQSSSLSHSAIPSSSNPTSDLYTSSLSYTKATSSGTGTSISSRTSLSSLRESLPENPHIYHVSEIRAATNNFLAKRYSSSSSASTAACWRCNLRGRDTVVFQRKFRHKIQTSQLKERLSVICRSHHMSIIKLLGASVSGDHIYLVYEFVEGSNLVDCLRNPRNPSFTVLSNWMSRMQIATDLAHGIDYVHNKTGLNLSIVHNHIKSSSIIVTEPSFNAKICHFGTAQLCGETEEEVAVETDTSKRDTEIEEITEEANATSLRKLKRSDSGDRQFEGVRGYMSPEFRSSGVATQKSDVFSFGVVVLELFSGEEALKYRFDKKTGNFVRTSLMDTAEAATAEGSDGLRRWIDRRLNDSFPVDVAQKMVRLALDCVHVDPDKRPDMGRVAGKISKLYLESKKWSDNVNIPTGISVSLAPR, encoded by the coding sequence ATGTGCAAAACCAAAAAGGCAACCGACGCGTCGGAACCTCGACCTGTTTTGTCCAGATCTCAACGAACTCGCCCGAGTCACTCCCCTGGAGCTCAGTCAAGTAGCCTGAGTCATTCCGCGATTCCTTCCTCTTCTAATCCCACCAGCGACCTTTACACTTCCTCTTTATCGTACACCAAAGCGACGTCATCTGGGACCGGAACATCAATTTCAAGCCGTACTTCACTTTCAAGCCTCCGTGAATCCCTCCCTGAAAACCCTCACATCTATCACGTAAGTGAAATCAGAGCTGCCACTAACAATTTCCTAGCCAAACGGTACTCTTCCTCCTCTTCCGCCTCCACCGCCGCTTGTTGGCGTTGCAACCTCCGCGGCCGTGACACCGTTGTTTTCCAGCGCAAGTTCCGCCACAAAATTCAAACGTCTCAGCTAAAAGAACGATTATCCGTCATTTGTAGAAGCCATCACATGAGCATAATTAAACTCCTTGGTGCTTCCGTTTCCGGAGATCATATTTACCTTGTTTATGAGTTCGTCGAAGGATCGAATCTTGTTGATTGTTTGAGAAACCCTAGAAATCCAAGCTTTACTGTTCTTTCGAATTGGATGTCAAGAATGCAGATTGCTACTGATCTCGCTCACGGCATTGATTATGTTCATAACAAAACCGGATTGAATCTCAGTATCGTTCATAATCACATTAAAAGCAGCAGCATTATCGTTACGGAGCCCTCTTTCAATGCAAAGATTTGCCATTTTGGAACCGCACAGCTTTGCGGCGAAACGGAAGAGGAAGTAGCGGTGGAAACTGATACCTCGAAACGCGACACGGAAATCGAAGAAATAACGGAAGAAGCTAACGCCACGAGTTTAAGGAAATTGAAGAGATCTGATAGCGGAGATAGACAATTCGAAGGCGTAAGAGGTTACATGTCACCGGAGTTCAGATCTAGCGGCGTCGCGACGCAGAAATCCGATGTCTTCTCCTTCGGAGTGGTGGTTTTGGAGCTGTTTTCAGGTGAGGAGGCGTTAAAATACCGGTTCGATAAAAAGACAGGTAATTTCGTACGAACGTCTTTGATGGATACTGCGGAGGCAGCGACGGCGGAGGGAAGTGATGGGCTGAGGAGGTGGATTGATAGACGGTTGAACGATTCATTTCCGGTCGACGTGGCGCAGAAGATGGTACGTCTAGCGTTGGATTGCGTACACGTGGATCCAGATAAACGGCCAGATATGGGACGCGTGGCGGGGAAAATTTCGAAACTTTACTTGGAATCTAAAAAGTGGTCGGATAATGTAAATATTCCGACAGGCATTTCTGTCTCACTGGCGCCCAGATGA